TTTTCTTATGCTGATTGTGTGTGCAGTTGTCTCCATGTGCCATAATCTTGTCCACTGTAGTCAATCTGTTCAGAAAAGTTTTTGTGTTGTCAGTTCAATTGAAGTATGACCTGCCTGACTACAAATGTTCAACTTTCACTAACTAAATCTGCTTCTTATTTCAGTTGAATATCTGATATGGATGAAACCATGGGAAGGAGAACAGTCAGTGGCCTTCTTGTCACCAAAGGAGGCTCAATTCTTGTCTTCAGGGAAGAAAGCCCACGCCACAAGGCCACCACATGTTGTACCCGCCTCGGGTGCAGCAGTAAGCTTTTCCCAAACAAAGACAGGAAGACACGCAGGGCATCCATGGAAACATCGGCTCATCAGAGATCACAAGTGTTGAGGAAATCCAACAGGATGTCCCCTCAAGGAAGTATTTCTTATGATCGAAGCACCAGTAGGAATACAGCAAGTACTTTTGGTGAGACTGACAATATACCAAGACGAAAAGAAAATCCCGGGTGTGATCTACTAGCTCGGTTGAAAGAAAGGGTCAATGCATCCAGGAAACGCTCATTGGGTGGACTGGGTAGTCCTAACATATCATCAACAAACACATCAAGCAGTAGCCGGTCGTTTTCAAGATCAATATGTCAGCCAGCTTCGAGAATGAGAAAGGATGGAGGAAGGGTTGCAGAAGCTATGAGGATGCATAAAGCCAGAGAGAATAGTGGTAGCTCTAGGGAAGATGTGTTGACAAGAAATTCTATCCAAGATCCTTCAGACAGGTTTCTATCTCAAAGCTTGTTGAGGCGCAGGAGTAGACTTCAGCAAGGGCCAGTATCATCATTCGAGGATACTTTAGATTATTCCAGTGAATACTGGCACTTTGATATGGATGACAGTGAAGAGGTATGTCTTTTCATAGATATAGATATCACCATAAACAGTGTTCATAATCCAACCATTTGAAttatgtttgtatttgataagtgGTGGTATGTTGTCTAGTCCAGTGTCTCCCTTGTTTTAAAGTTTTACTTTGTTCATCAGTAAACTTCTTCATCACTGTTTCAATGATCCCTTCTTCCATTTTTTCTACAATCAACCTGTCTGTAAGAACTAGTGTTCTGACAATTCTGATTGAAATGATTCATTGAGTTAGTATCTCAAATGTTTTATAATCTAACATTTATTAATAATGCGAATGTGATGACATAAGCAATTCATGTTGCTAGTAATGCTGATCTGTATGTTCTTGATAATGACATTATGCCTTGCAGGTTGAGGATTACTATGTCTTTAATGATCAGCATAGAGGAATGAGAATGGACATTGATGACATGTCTTATGAGGTACATCTATTCTTTGGTTTGTCAATGTGTTACTGACATCCCTCCATCATATTTATGTAAAAATATCTCATATATACTTTGTTTGGAATTCTGACTTTTCCTTTTGTCTGCTGATCGACATGGATACATCATGCTACAGGACTTGCTTGCGCTTGGGGAGAGAATAGGTACTGTAAGCACTGGCCTTTCAGATGATGCACTTTCCAAGTGTCTGAAGAGAAGCCTCTATGTGCCCACAACTTCAAGCAGCCATGAAGATGGTGACATCAAATGCATCATATGTCAGGTACTTTCGTATATTGTAACAGTACATTGCTTACTGTTACCATTAGTTCATCTATACAACTGTTTTTATACTAGAGTTCTATACTCCTAACAATGTTCCATTAGTTCATCTATACAACTGTTTTACTAAGTTCTATACTCCTAACAATGTTATTAGAGATGTAAATTATAAAAGTACAATCCTATCACTTGCCCTATCGAAGTAACATTAGCTGCCTCAGAACCTATTAATGTATTGAGTATTTGGATTTCTGAAGGAATCACTCTAGTCTGGGCAGTCATAATACAGAGAATTATTTACTTGCCTCTAGAAAAAAGTTCCACTTCCTTTCTTGGTCCTTTTTTTTTAAGTTACCAATTTGACCCGAAAGCTATCTTTAGTTCCTTATATGGCTTTTCTACTAGTTTTGGGACTTAATGGTGTTAAGTCAGAGATGAAATGACGATTTACTCCTaggcaaaaaaaaatcaatcaatgCAAAGTTAAGTTTGTCTACGTTTAATTTTGAGCAATCAGCAATATTTTGCAAAGTTTTAAACTTgccataattgtaaaaataaggAATATATTATTTTTGAATATGGAAGTATTTTGCCCCTGACTAAATATTGCTTAAAATTAAACACAGATAAACTGAACTCACACTGATTCATTTTTTGCCTAAGGGAAAAATCATCATTTTGCCCCTAATTTAACACCATTAAATCTCAAAACTAACGGAAGGGTCATATAAGAAACTAAAGATAATTTTCAGACCAACTCTGTCTCAGTATataaagagtaacaacatctggTTCAAAGACCAAAAAACATATTTAATTCTCTCTCTCAACACTAGTATTACTACATCAATATACGTGTGTTTAGAGAGAGCAAGCCTTGTATTAGTAGtattaggacggagggagtaacttAAAAAAAGGCAACAAAGGGAATGGAACTTTTTTTACGGCCAAGGAAATAATTCTCTGTTCATAATAATATATTTAGGTGAAATACACCCAACTGCAGGATAGTTTTCAGTTAGAATTTCCGTTCAGTAAGACTACTGGTTTTACCACAGCAGCTATAGAAACAAAAgtatataatatttttttaaaaaatgcatGATATCAAGAAAGTAATAACGAGCACATCACCAAAATTAGGGGTCAAATCAGGCTGAAAATCATAGAAAGTGGTGAGCCTTCTATGACCTGCTgagaccaaaaaaaaaaaaggtcataGCATACTTTGTTGAACAAAGTTTGTTCAACAAGAGATGTACATATTCTGCACCAAGTGGTATCTTATTGTATTTCCTTGTGATGTTTTTTCTAGGAGGAGTACTCCTCTGATGTGGAGGTGGCCAAGATGGCATGCAAGCATTACTACCATACCACTTGCATCCAACAGTGGCTTCAGCAAAAGAATTGGTGCCCGATTTGTAAATGTGTCGCTTCTGTCATCAGCTCATAGTGTTCTTGACAGAAACAAAAGTCTCAGTTCATTGTAATCAAATAGgaatacaatttttttttgttctagAACAAATTATTCTCTTCAATCCTCAACTGCTCTTCAATTCACACTACACTTGCCAGAGCAAAGCTTTAGGAAGCAGGATAATAAGTCCTAGAAGAAAGGATTTTCGCAGTTTTGATGTTGAAGTTGAAGACTTGAAGTCAGTGTTGAATTCTGCTTTTCTTTATCTTTATATATGTATAAAcgtgaaaaaaaaaagttcagcAATAATAGTGCAGTTTTTTGTTGCCATTTTTTCACTATTTTTTCTAGCTTTCTGCACTGGTTAGCTTGATTTGTTCATTTGTGGATGTGGTGTACAGATTTgttattttttaaaagaaaacaagAAACTCCTCTTGCGCATCATGGACGACATGACATGCATACagctcaaacttttctaagtttgattaaatttatagaaagtattatcaatatttgtatcactaaataaatttattatgaaaatatatttcatgatttatctaatgatactaattatgcatTATGCATTatgaatataaatataaatattttttgtataATTGGTTAGAATTAAAAATGTATGTTTATGAAACAAAGGGAGTACTTGAGACTACTTGCTCCTCCGCTCCGCGCATAAAAAATGTAACTTAAAATATTTAGATTTGGATAGGATACATATATTGAAGGGTTGTTTGGATCACTATCTACCAAGCATTGATCTCCACCCCAGGCGTCCAAAGTCGGACCCTGGAAGAGCTGCATGCGCCAGACAACCTTGCTTTGAAAATCAAACATGCCCTAAGAGCAAGCGCAATGTGTTCCGCCGAACCGGTCTATAAAGATGGGGCCCACGGCGCAGGTGGCAGAAACTAAAGTTAAAGGCCACAATGTATGTAGCCGAACTAGCTAGTACGAGTGGGTCCCAcagtaaaataaaaaatctcgGCCACAACTTTCCTGTGGTTCGCTCAAGTGGATGAAGCTGCTTGTGTGAGATGTACAATGAAAATAGTATTTTTTATTGTCTTATGGGCAGGCCATAGTGCTATGGGTAGCTTTTGTTATTTCTTTCCTATTGACTACTCTCACAATGTTTCAGTCACCTGGTACAAAATATTTAATTCACTATGGACTACTTTTTTACTACATTGTGGTTGCTCTAAATGTATAGATACATTTATGAATTATTAGCTCAGATCAGCAGCACTATGCACTACTTCAGCTGCAACTGCAGTCGTACTCACTGCTATTGTGTAGAAAGTAACATGCATCTTTGTGGGGAGTGCAGCTGCAGCTATTGAGAGTAGTGTAGACCTGTATATACTTTTAGTATCCGAATACTTGTGACATGGATAAATATCAAGAATAAAGTGCATGGTTCATTAACTTGTTTGGGTGTATCATGATAGTCTTACAAATTGTACCATTTTGGTTCTCAAACTTACCAAAGTGTGCTACATCGGTCCTCATACTTTTAAATTGCACCATTTCAGCCTTTAATCTCTTTTTAGGTctcaatgaaaaaagtttggatGCATGATCATCTCAAAATCACTTCCAATGCGTGGGAAGACCAGCAGCACCGTGTGCATGCAAAGCAAATGAAATCGTCGGATTACCATGTCAAcaacaaatgtgaaaatctcTCCTTACAATATATTGTCAtatattaaaatattaatatcatCTCATAGGCATTTTAAATATGAAACTATTGGTGCAAATTTACCGTAAATTTGTATACAAATTTAGTAATTTCTACTAAAGTTTATAAATTTTGACTATCTTTGTAATTAATTGTTCAGAATCATTAGGGTAGTTTTTTTTAAGATCAGTCTCAATGAAGTTTCATTAGAATtttatgcacattaaatatattgatgtggcactatattaataaaaagatatatgataagagtttcatggagGTTTTTAAAATATAGATGTGTTAAAAACTGAGTTATAAAACCCCACTGAGGTTGGAGTACAATAGGACGCACACTCCACATGTGTAAAAAGAATGCTGTACCTAGACTATCCTACCATCAGACCATAGTTTTTTGTGTaagaaaataaaaggaaaaCTATCCCCACACCCCGCAACAACCCTAATCCAACTCTCCATCAACTATGAACTAATCCCAGAAGCAAAAACACCACACTACTGCTGCGGGCATTCAGACATCCAGTTTCAGACACTGCCTAATCTGATTCGTATGTTTGTTGTTCATTGTTAGGCCACTAATTTGATTTCAAATTACAAGTCAttctaatttttttctaaatatataaTCTTTAactatatatctaaaaaatTGTATATTCGTGTCCGTGACGTAAAGTATGTCTAATACTCTTTTGTTCTTTCAAATCCAAAAAGACACTGATTTTGCAGCAAGATCAACCACATAAGTTTCGCCTTCCGGAACACGCATACTGCTGTGCTAACGGCTAACCGCATCAGATAAACCTCATCAGACAACAAGACAATAAAAAAGGGAATCCAACTTAAACTTGGCGGTGTCCTACACTAGAAGAAGGTTGAGGATACCAAATCCCAAACATGATCAACTGTGAAGAAAGCACCAAAACATAATGCTAAAGAATTTATGCTGCCCAGAAATGATTTATAAAACTGACACGTATGCCAGTATTTTGTCCAGCGGTATCATTCACCGATGAGATGACCCAATCCTAAGCTCAAAGCACAGACTGTTATTCGGAATCAACCTATCACTCAAATTCTAGATACAAAAAGGACCAGAAATATAGGGGGGTGGTAATGGCAAAAGGACGGTGCGGCGTTGACGCCAGCCCAGCATCAAATAGTAAGGGCAATGAACTTCTGCAGAAAGCAAACATACCACACCATTAGTGAGGAACACAAACATAAGCACTATCTAGCAGTAACAAGTTATGGCTTCCATAAATACAGGACGACTTTTCAAACAAATACTTGTTGGCAATACTTTAACACTTCTAGCTTTAATCTCGAGTTAGACTTCTATAACTTCTATTAGCATCTACAAgcaaaaactaaaatgcactatcAAAACAGATTTCATGAAAAACTTGACGAAACTAATTTGATATTCCAGATACTGGtgcatttttctataaacttggtcaTAGTGAATTTAGTTTCTGATGATTCCAGGCTATGCATAGGGGCCTGTTCGGACTGAAGCCTAGCCAGGCACCAGGCAAGCAATCCTGCCGCTAAGCGTCCAAAATCTGGGGGGCTAGGCAAAATTTTGAAGTATCAAACCAAACAGCCCCTTGTTGTCTGAGAAGGTAGCACCATCACAAAAATAGGTATGACCAACATAATAAGCAAATAAGACTAAAGCATAATTAAGCTTATTGTCCCCAAAGACCCAAaccaaacaaaaccctatgttgTCTGGACTTGGCCTATAATTGACTTTTCAAGCACATGCTGCAACTCAGTTTTTTGTGTAACACCATAAGTTGACTGCAACTCCAGCCATACCCTATTTGCCTCGAATTTCACTTTAGCTGCTCATCTGCAATTACCAAATTTCACAAATTCAAGAAATTTTGTTCAAAATGTCTGGTCAAATGACTTAATCAAATTTGAAATGTAAAAACATATTTGAAGGACAAATAACAAACAAACTTCTTTGACACGAAGATATGATCCTAGTCCTAGGCGCCTACTGAATGGTGTAGTTAATGTTGCTGCTTTCGGTAAGGACTTCGAGCATGTGCCCAGGGCTTGGATTAGCTTCCCACCATGGAAGCAACTTTTATTTGTATCCATGCGGCTTTATAAGCCTAAATAACCCTAAAGCAATTCAGATAAATTCAAACAAAACCAGAAAACCAGATTTTTGTTAACCAAAAAACTGAATGACCGTAATTAAAATCCCTCATGGAAGATTATGAATGGCATCCTTAAGGACAGGGCTTCAAGCATATGCAATGCATCCAAATTATTACAAGCAGAGTATAGTATCACCTGTACAAGAT
This window of the Sorghum bicolor cultivar BTx623 chromosome 7, Sorghum_bicolor_NCBIv3, whole genome shotgun sequence genome carries:
- the LOC8073233 gene encoding E3 ubiquitin-protein ligase MBR2; the protein is MDETMGRRTVSGLLVTKGGSILVFREESPRHKATTCCTRLGCSSKLFPNKDRKTRRASMETSAHQRSQVLRKSNRMSPQGSISYDRSTSRNTASTFGETDNIPRRKENPGCDLLARLKERVNASRKRSLGGLGSPNISSTNTSSSSRSFSRSICQPASRMRKDGGRVAEAMRMHKARENSGSSREDVLTRNSIQDPSDRFLSQSLLRRRSRLQQGPVSSFEDTLDYSSEYWHFDMDDSEEVEDYYVFNDQHRGMRMDIDDMSYEDLLALGERIGTVSTGLSDDALSKCLKRSLYVPTTSSSHEDGDIKCIICQEEYSSDVEVAKMACKHYYHTTCIQQWLQQKNWCPICKCVASVISS